The genomic interval ATATTGTTTGTTCGAGATTTAGATGGAAAATGCTTAACAGTTATGAATTTGGTTTTTTCTATGTATTTCGAAACACTTGTGTTTTATTTGGGATGAGAATCATTGTTAAACTTGCTCTGGTGTCTTTAAATTATCAAACTTTATTAAGGTATAATACACATTCAGGTTTTGTTAGTTGCTGTCTGATTCAGTTAGCTCTTTATATCCAAAAACAACTACACTTATGTACTTTAAgcatcatttttctttttaatcagTTTTGAACCATCTATTTCTACTGCACGAGTGATAACCAGAGGGATGCAAATTATATTTTAGGTGTGTCTTTTGCTGTGTACCAAGCTGTAGgtgggttttttccccaaaaatggATCATGGAAATAGAATGACCTATAACAGCTACAATACATTAGAATTGTTGATGACCTAGATCATGAAATGACTTTTCTTGCTTGATTGGCTTATTGAGTAATATTCTTACATGCTATTTCTATTTAGGAGGTGGACCTTGTTAGGATGAGACACAGGTTAAAGAAAAAGAGGCCAGAGTTGGCGACTCCAAAGTCGAAGCTCCTTTTCATCATCCGCATACAAGGGTAGGTTTTCAACATATTTGTATGAATTTCTTGTCTGGCTTTCTATTGACAATTGTCTTCTGTTTATATCATTTGTCTTTGTCTAGAACAAATGACATGCATCCAGCAGTTAGGAAGACCCTTTACAACCTGAGGTTGAGGAAAGTGTTCAGTGCTGTCTTTGTGAAAGTGAATGCTTCAGtaattgaaaaattacaaaGGGTGGAACCCTATGTTACTTATGGGTATGTGACTAGACTTCTTCATTGCTATTTGGTTGTATTATTTTTGATGTTAAACTATGCTGCAATCTCTGTTTACTGTTTCAATGATACTTTTTACACCTTTGAAGGTATCCTAACCTCAAGAATGTGAAGGAACTGATTCACAAGAAAGGCTTTGGAAACGTAGCCAAGCAGAGGGTACCTCTTACGGATAACAATGTTATTGAGCAGGTATTCAATtgcttaatatttataaatatatgttggaTCATCTACATTAAAACACAATTTCTAACTTTCACCATATCTTCTTATTTGGCAGGCACTTGGGCAACATGGAATTCTTTGCATAGAAGATCTTGTGCATGAAATTGCTAATGTTGGTCCTCATTTTAAGGAGGTTGCTCATTTTCTATACCCCTTTATGCTCAACAAGCCACAAGGGGGTTTAAAAGGGATAAAGAAAGTCTACAAGGACGGAGGAGAATCTGGCAATCGTGAGGATCACATCAATGAGCTAATAGACAAGATGAATTAGAATGCAGAGAACATTATGGAAATATTTTTGTACCTTTCGGCTAGATGgtccattttattttcttttttatgctAAGAATGTCACTAGTATTGTAATTTTCCTTGAAACTATTTAAAGTAGTAAAATCGTGGTGTTACTCGTACGTATAATTCTGTTGTTCACACGAAGTTTTGATCAAGTTGTGTTCGTTTCATATGTGCACgcatttactttttcttttccaTGGTACCCTAATAACCATGTAGTTCTGCAGAACAATCTGACATATACGTGTGATCATGACTCATTCACTGTATATTGACAATAAAAGAGAAATAATATTACCAAAGTTTGGAAGTtgtattttggtgggaaaagaAAATGTaggtaaaaaattaaatgtggagaataaaaaataaaatcattttttcctatttgtatgaaattttttgttttttttttgagtacaTATGAaactttttgttgattttttttttttcatattttttcttacatttttttaacattttttcttTCACCACTAAAATCTAACTTCCAAATATTAGTGGGTCTTTTTTTACTGATTTATAACACACTATACCTAGCTTTTACACTACTCGTGTTGtacatttataaaatcattaaatattatgattttttctttataaataaatacaaaattgaAATGGTATGACAATCTTAATTTCGTGTTTTATAGTATATTATACTTTTATTTAAGAAAAGAAGTCCTAAAAGTTACAAATTTGATGGGTTTTTATACCATTTCtgtaaaaatatagttttttttcaaaataattattttatgagaaaaatttaagaaaaagttgaaaaatataagaaaaccaAATAAAGTAACCTTAAGGTAACTAGATGGGTAActtttatactatttttctcatattttataatttctttttaaattttcctATAAAATAACTTAActcttttgaaaaagaaagacatatttttacaaacttataACTAGGGCTGTGCATTTAACCCGGTGGGCCGACCAACCCGGCCAACCCAACCCGAAAATGGGCCGAAAAACCCAACCCATATGAGGCCGAAGTCCAATCGGTGAATAATATGCCAACCCGTCATTTATTGGGTCGGAATGGGGTTTAAATTTATTTGGGCCGATGAACCCAACCCAGACCGAAGCCcaatcataaataaaaaaatattttacttttttatatacACTTATCACCCTACATATAAAAGGAAACTTTACATTTTCTTCTTACCCTAACCCTAAATTCTCTCTACCAGCTCAAAAACTCAGAGGCGCTCTTCTCCTTCTCTTACTCTCTCAATCGTTCCtttcaaattgaaaaaaaaaatggtctcTTAACCTCCTCTCTCATATCATCTCTCACACTCGTAGGCAGCCTTCTATGCGGGATAAAGCTAAGTCAAAGGTGGTGAGGTAATCTATCTTTTATAATATCTCGGAGTTGATCAATgtagtctttttctttttcttcttgagTAGTTTTTGCTTTACCCAGATGATTTTCTCGAGAAATCCCATTAATGAAGttggagaaaaataaaaatgcttaTTTAGTTACTTAatctgaaaaaagattgcattttTCTTTACATATCTATGTTGAGTAAATTTTTGATGAAACACGTTTTGAACAATGGACTTAGTAAGAATTTGATTTTGAGTGTGAGAAGtttcttttttcaattttgGGTTCTTACCAGAATTTTGATTGTAGTGTTAGAGAAAATTATTAATGATTCAAAAATAGTTTGTTATGTGACCTGCCATATATAGTCAAGCCAAAGTTTTAactaaagatttaatttttagattaatatTTGTTGTTTCTCAAGTTTAGTCtcttttttatacatttatgaAATAGAACAATGTAATGATCCCACAAGCTTGTTGaaagtaattttgatatttccttttttttattgttattttcattagataagaaaatcAGATTAAATAGAGTAAAGTGTTTTCacttttttattatattgagtTAAACGAGTATGTGGTTTGTAGTCTAatatttgtaaataaatttggtgatattgtttatgttattttagaaaataattagattatttctattgtttatattattttttcagaaagctttagatgtttttcttatttatattttttacgcTGTTTATTAACATGAGATATATTTATTCGTGATATAGTTTTTGCTAGGGGTGAGCATTTAACCCGTTGGGCCGACCAAACCGGCCAACCCAACCCGTTTTTGGGCTGAAACAATCCTTTATTTATTGGGCCGAAATTAAATGGGTTATAAAAGTCCCAACCCGTGATCATTGGGTTGGTTACGGGCTGCCTTAAGTGTAACCCATTCAACCCAACCCGAACCGGCCCAATAAacaatttaaagtatatatatatatatatatatatatataactattacACATTTCTAACCCTAAGTCCCTAACAACCGCCTGCTTTCTCTTCATCATTCATTCTTACCAAAACAAAACCCTAGCATAGGAGAACAGCTGCCCCTTCCTTcattcttacaaaaaaaaaaaatacaagcaGCTGAAGTTCTTCGTTCGCACGCACGAGTACCACCGTAGTACCTCCGCGCCTCTGCCATCGTCGTTGCCTTGCCGGAGGCCGTGCCTGAGATAACACCGCATGTAAgttctcttatcttctctaaTCCTCttgttcttttctcttttttcttctttgctGAAACAAGAAtgagtcttttttttttctattctgTGTTGCTTGAAGTATCTAAGCCGATGCAAGAGTTTGTTGTTCAGGTGGCCATTGAATCGTCGATCGTCGTAGAGCCTACTCAGTACTACAAACTCAGGTCTTGATCTAAACTTTCTTcaccttatttttattttctaatgaacaaaataatatgaTCTGGATGTTTATTGTTTAGGTCTTAATGTTTGTTGTTTGTTGTTCAGGTCTTCATAtttatttgtgattaaaaactgtgttggaatataatttttttttgttattgagtttgttttattttatttagttatgaTCAGGTTATTTTTTGTAGATAATTTTAAGCTAGGAACTAAAATGTAttgctgattttttttaatctttgtaATGTTTGATTAATATAGTAGTGtatattaatattgtttttgATGTTGGTACTGGAAActgatttaattttatttataatctgACTTTTTTATGTATTATTTGACATTTGATTATCTTttgtactaattttttttttttatttttgtttgagttgtgtatttatttatttatttattatttgtaatcttctcttttttagaattataattgttttGCTAACTCAAACTTGGGTGCTTCAGAGGATTCAAATGAGTTAGTATTTGGATGAAATTCAAATTTATGATAATTTTCTTCATGAATATTGAACATAGTCATTTATTATGTCATGGTTATttgtttataataattttactatttttttttataattgtagAAAATAAACTCAAGGTGAAGGAATCATTCCCAAAAGCAAAAATTATTGACGTTGAGACTTGAGATTGTTGATTAAGGCTGATGTAAAAATTGATTTAGTTTTGTTTAAGTTTGTTATGGacaattttaatagtttttaaGACTTTAGATCACTGTAATATTTGATCCTTGATATTATGTTACTTTGGATGAATTAGTTTacatttgaaattttaattttttcagtaTGCATTTGGTTACATTTAAATCTGATTTAATTTTGTGTTGAAATAAGGGTTATAACCCGACCCAACCTAAACCAACCCAATTCATAAAAGAGAAAATGGGTTGGGTTAGATAAATTTCAGTATGTGAATGGGTTATAAATTTCTAGGCCGATGTTATTGGGTTGGGTCATTGAAATACCTTCAACCCGGCCAACCCAACTCATGCTCAGCCCTAATTATAACGTACacgattatgaaaaaatttggattaaaaaattcttaaagATACCAAAACAGTTAGTAGTTACATTAGGTGATGTTTGGTTCATTGTAATGGTAATCGTAAGGCATGGTAATTAATGAATAAGTCCATCACATTGTTTGTTTTTCCTTTTAACTTTTGTAATACATTACAACGTAATGCTTATTACATTAAGTATTGTAATGATGATTAAATACTAATACCAATGTAATTCCCATTTACACTCtattacaaagaaaaaaaataatattttaataagatataataaaaaaagtaaaagtcTGTAttatccttttttttaaaaaaatattttataattttataataaaagcaataatGTTATTTTAGTCAATACACATATTATTCTATTATATTCTTATGCCAAACCAAACACAATAATTCTGATTACAATGCTTATTCTAGCTACAAATAATCAATTTCTATTACCATTCTTATTCCATTACATTACCATTACATCAAACTAAACACCACCAGTGCGTAGGGTATATCATAAAAATaccttataataattaaaaaaaaaattaacaacaataatatataattagataatataatttaatattattagatagtgaaataatttttttaaaatcttatttattttattttttattatattaaaataattaaattagctGCGTGAAAAACGGCTAAATTACTTAGCTATATTATAAACACAAGAAAAGAGCCTATATAGATATAGTAGTCGTGTAGTCAATATTGAGAGTGTCACCCTAATATTTAATAATGGGTCAAGAAAGGTTGGCGAATTATGTAGAAAAATATATGATATGTAGAGACTAGACTATAGAGCCAAgccaaaaagaaaaatgagtGATTATTATGCCTAAAATAATACCCTCTTCAATCTTCATGATCACTTAATTATTAGTATACACATTTGTAGTAGAAGATTATAATATAAAGTCTTTGAAGTATACGTGCGTACGAAGACAATTCAACTTTTGCAAacacaactatatatattattatttagacAAAAGTTTATGCATGCAGTCGTCCAAGcactcatatttatatataaataaatatatatatattatatttgtgtTTTTTCTTTACCTTCCATATATATAACATAGAGACAGCTACCTATGAGGTTAGCCTAAAAGCAATAACCATTGAAATGGTATCTAATAGCTCACTAATCGAGTGCTCTTACACTAAAGATAAAGGGTAAGTAATTTACTAAAGTTGTTGGATGTAAAAATGTATCAGTAGGAGCAGGGGCGGACCCACATAGAGGCGAGGTGGGACAGTCGCCCaccctaaaaaaaaaattgggaaaaaatatatatgcattttagttagttacaacatatatttataaataaaagtgaTATCTATACACATAAAATAAGCTTTGGTATAATGGTAAAGTCATTTCATGCATCTAAAGGAGGTCATTAGTTCTAATTCTAATCCCAGTAAAagcatatttaatttatattaatttttaatatgttatgcaatatagaaaaataaaaaaaacacaccgcctcacttataaaaaaaacGTGTCGCCCTCCCCTCCCCTCAATTTAAATCCTGGGTCCACACCACTGAGTAGAAGAGCGTTCCACCTAAAGAGAAGCACATGCATGAGCAGTAATAGACGaagcaaaaataaaaatgtaatttgaGTAAGGCAAATATTATAACACTATAACttactatatataattataataatatattcttgtaaatcttatatattttttcaatatgAGACATGCATCAGTTTCTTAATGACTAAGGATTATTTGTGTCTAAATTTATTTTGCATCATTATAATTTGTTTGGATACTatgtttaaaagaaaaattaacctttttttttttttttatacttttcaATGTTGTgcttcataaaaaaattatataaaaaaaattagaattagGTTAATAGATtcaatttttatcaaaatattttGCTGAATTTGGAACTCCTCATAATACTGAAATTAGATCAAATCatctaaaaaatacaattaaattattaaatacaatatctaattatcaaataattaataatataaaatattgtatttaaaAATAGACATCTCCTATAAATACACGATGATGAGTCAAATGAGATAATTTGTGTAGCAAATAAAACAAAAGCACGTTAGAGTGATGATGTTCAATCATAAGTTTTGAACAAAGAAAGAGCTATAGCATACTAAAAGACATTATTAATAATGTGCACTATGAGAAATGCGGAAACACTACCTAACACACACGTATACATTCTTCATAGGGCCCTCTTATCTCTTTCTTCTCTGAGCTCGCGTTCTGGAAGAAGGAAATGAAGGAACCGAGAAGAAAGTATCAGCAACAACCGGTTTTATTACGGGACAGCTAATGATGTTCATATTGATCTATTATGTGCCTCTGCATATCTAGCATTGGGTAGATCTCATACAATAACTGTCTTAGCTTTgatcttttttgttttatttcttcTGGAACAATcatattggtgtaattaagtattgatTCTTATATAACTATAACAATATttagagaatattaataatcaaTCGCAAAACAATACGTTTAGAAAGTATTAAATAACACTGGTGACTAATAACATTCGAATGTATATATTTCATACTCAACTATTCAAATGTATATACCAATACTCCCCATTTGTACATTATTCAAACTCATCCCAAACTTGATGATGACCTTGTGGATAAGGCGAAAATGACCCTAACACTAAACgttattcttcttcttattattattaaattagctTTTGGATGgacgactttttttttttttttttttgaaaactggATGGACGACTTTTTCATATTGATTTTACATGCAAGTagggtttattttattttgggtattctctattattttatatactaaacttcagtttaaaataattatagataATTTTCGATTTATAAATtggaataaaaaagaaaatcttttttaaaatttattcagtaataaactaaaatagtatttgagttttaattagttttttttgccAAGTGCTTGTCGGAAGAATCAAAACTTTTGAAGTGATTGGTATCAAgattttactaattaatatacaaaatagaaaattacACACCTAAAgtcattaagaaaattaaactaaaattaattgttaTCTAAGATAACAAATAAACTATTGTGAAGTGCTCTATATAGCTGT from Cannabis sativa cultivar Pink pepper isolate KNU-18-1 chromosome 4, ASM2916894v1, whole genome shotgun sequence carries:
- the LOC115713539 gene encoding large ribosomal subunit protein uL30z: MAEEEAKALSYIPETILKKRKTNEEVALRRKAQLELRKHASKKDKKEYIKKPEEFVKEFRYREVDLVRMRHRLKKKRPELATPKSKLLFIIRIQGTNDMHPAVRKTLYNLRLRKVFSAVFVKVNASVIEKLQRVEPYVTYGYPNLKNVKELIHKKGFGNVAKQRVPLTDNNVIEQALGQHGILCIEDLVHEIANVGPHFKEVAHFLYPFMLNKPQGGLKGIKKVYKDGGESGNREDHINELIDKMN